The nucleotide window CCTGACGATCTGGCATTCCTAGCCCAGACGTGGTGATTATTTACGGTAGGATTCGGTTAATCAGATTTAGTAATCTTTATATTTTGCGTTTGACCCCTTCGAATTTGCCTTATCTCCATGTTCCAAAAGTGCATTGCCAAAACGGATTGCAGCCTCCGGGTTATCTTGAACGATATAGCCACATATTTCGGCAAGATCTGCCTTGGCCTCGTCGGTCCAAACTACTTTGTACACCACGATTCAACGAGTTTTTTGACTTCTTCAGTCGTTTTCACTCGACCCGCCTTGGAGTCTTCCAAACCACGCTGGATTCCAGCAATAAGCTCAAGCTCATCACGGATTTGATCCAATGTTGCAGTCTCAGGAAGTCTTCCAACAGCTTCTAAAACCATTTCTTTATCGCTCATATTTTCGGTGCTTAAATTACATCAATTTCCTGAGTTTCGCAACTTTTCTTATTTCGCAGATGGATGGGATTTGCTGTAAGCTTCTTTGAGTCGGGTCTGGCTCAGATGCACTTAGATCTGGGTAGTCTGCAAACGGAGGTGTCTGGTTTGTTGCTGCACGTGGCGGATGGCGAAGTTGAAATGCTCAGGTTGGCTCAGCATGGGAATTTCATTTCCCTGAAAACAGGGGACTTTGGCTGGACCAAAGTCCTGTGGGCACCGCAGGTGCATTTGTTAAATCCCTTTTTCTTGAACCTGCATTCTCGAACGCCTCACCACTTCCCCACGCAAAGCAAGTCTTTCCGGTAGTTCCCCCGGCCAAACTCGCACCCCGCATGCCCTTCTATCCATACCACGCTGGAAACCCGATTGATGCAGCGGGAAAAAATGCCCATAATGGATTGCATGAAAAATCCAGTATTCAGATTGCTAATCTCCGTGTTCATGCTCTCCCTCCCCGTGCTTCCGGTCCAGGCATCCCAAACCCTGGAAGGATGGCCAGACAGCTGGAGTACCCAGTGGCTGACCCATGTCGATGGTGATGATGCGATTCAGCCCTTCATGGTCAGTGAAGGCACACTCATCATCAGGGGCGAACCGTACGGGTACATTCGCACTCGGGAAGTGTATCACCACTATCAGCTTGAGTTCGAATGGCGCTGGGTCAGGGAAACCGGAAACAGCGGTGTATTGATGCACATGAACGGACCGGATCAGGTTTGGCCTCTCTGCATCGAAGTGCAGCTTCGCGCCGGAAATGCCGGAGACATTGTCATGATCAACACAGGATCGGGAGTCACGGTGCGGGGTGAGTCCTACCTCGTCAACGGAGATGCACGCTTCGCCAGTGCCACCAAAACCATTCCCGAAATCGAAAAACCAGCCGGGGAGTGGAACCATTGCAAAATCGTCAACGCAGGCACCACGCTCGAGGTCTGGATCAATGGTGAAAAAGTAAACTCGGCCTCGTCCATGACGCTCAGCTCAGGTTTTGTCGGATTTCAATCCGAAGGAACACCCCTTGCCATTCGAAAGCTAAGTCTGGTTCCTCTGCAACCCTGAATGAGCACAGTAGAAGTGCAAAGCCACTACAACGACGTGTAGTTTTGCCAGTGTGTTTTACGAAATCTTATTCGTATTTTTATTTTGATGCAATTTTATTACTGTCTTCTTCGTCGTGTAGACCAGACACCAATATCATCACATGAAAATACTGAAAGAATTCGACGAAAAAACACTGAGGCAAAAACTGAGGTTTGAGAATCGAACCACAGCTCGCCGCCCGACTTCACGGCTGCGAGAGCGTGTTCGAAGCAAATCCTTCTTTGAGGATGGACCGAGCGGACCCTATCATGGTCTTGGCATGTACGGCCGCTTCTGATTTGGGCAAAGTCCGAATCATCCAGTCTCGATGCTTGCTTTTGCCCGCCATTGGCGGGCGAGGCTTGCAACAACAACCTACAGCTGATCATTTTGCTTTACCTTCCCCACCCTCATGCTGCCAGCAGCAAAAGCACAACTCCAAAAATCGCGCATTAGGTGAAATGCCATAACAGAGGCGCAGCTACACCTCTAGACGTTCAAACGGCAGTTGCCGATCCTGTGCCCATTGCAGTACTGTCGCAGTGAATTCGACAATGCATGAAAACCCAGACTCCAATATTGAATTACCGAATGCCATGAGTATGATGTCCAACACTTTCCGCGACTGCCGAACGCGCAATGCAGCCGCATATTGTCTCTGCCAGAAACATACCCATGAATTCACCCCAAATCCTCCCTGACGCAACAGCATCCACGCCCGATCCAGCAACCTTTGCTCCGGGTAGCGAGGGACTCGTCTTTGCGTGGGAAATCCATGGAAACGGATCGGGGCGTGAACTCAACTGGAAGGCCGTGCGCGAGGGGTGGAATCAAAAAGGACTGATCTGGCTTCACCTGCATTTCGAGCACCCAACGGCGAACCGGTGGCTGCGTGAAAAAAGTGGTATCGAAGAGTCCTTGCTGCCATACCTGCTTTCCGATGATTCCCGTCCTGGCGCAGTGGTACACGAAAACCGCCTCATCCTCATCATGCGTGGCATCAACGCAAACCGCGGTGCGGAACCGGAAGATCTCATTACGCTTCGCCTCTACCTTGCCCCGGATCAGATCATCAGCCTGCGCCGCCGGAGAGTGCAGACGATGCAGGCGACTCACCAGGATCTGCTTGAAGGGCATGGAGTGCGCAACGCCAGTCAATTCCTCATTGAAGTGATTGCCAGGATCGTCGAACGCATCGGCGATCATGTGGAAACGCTCGAAGAAAGACTCTCCCAACTCGAACAACAGCTGCTCAACAACGAAATCGACGGCCTGGGGGCTGGGCTACAGGAGCTTCAGTCCGACTTGATTGACTTGCGGCGCTACCTGCATCCGCAACGCATCATGTTTGGCAAACTGCTCGATGTTGAACTCGATTGGCTCGACGACGGAACCTACAATCGCATCCGCACACAAGTTGAGTTTCACACCCGGCACGTCGAGGACATTGACTACTGCTGGCAACGCACACAGGTGATCAAGGAAGACCTCAATACCCGGCAAAGCGAGCAGCTCAACCAAAAACTCTACCTGCTTGCAGTGGTATCCTGCGTCTTCCTTCCTCTGACCCTGATCACCGGATTGCTCGGGGTCAATCTCGCGGGTATACCCATGGCAGAACACCCAGCCTCGTTCAGCGTGCTCACGGCGACAATGCTAGGAATCGCTGCGATCATCCTTGTCTATTTCAAACGAAAACGCTGGTTTTAACAGGATGCAACCGCAACTCACTCCTGAGGACATTTGGACTTCGTTCGACCTCGAACCCGGTCAAACCCTGGTTTGGGATGTCGGCGCAATCCGACTCTGCGCTTCACGCTGCAAGAATGATTGGCTGATTTTCAAAGAAAACAGCAGCGAACGATCCGCCGCAAGCATCGACGTTCACAACGAACCCGTCGACATCACACAATCCCACGAGCGCTGGGCTTTCAAGAATCCTCGACCGACTCTTCACATCCAACCGGCAATGCCTGACCGTCCGCTGGTGGTGCGTCCACTCACGCCGCTCGGACTCCCCCCCGACTCGGAAGTACAGTTCTACATCAACATCCCAACCTTTGTTCAGCTCGGGTTTTCCCATTCCAAGCGCAAAACCGAGATTACAGCATTTCCTTCCCAAACCCTTTCAAACACCTGGTTTGGGGACAACTATGGTGGTGTGTTGTGTTATGCCAACAAAAGCATGATTCGCCGGGAAAAAGAAGAGCTGGGCGTCATCGCAAATCAGATCATTTGTCCGTTCAAGATCAAAAACCGCGCGAATGAAGTGCTTCAGGTCGAACGCATCTGTCTGCGCGTCCGATACCTGTCCATATGGGCTGGAAAACAGCGACTCTGGAGCAATGAAGTGACCTCCATTTTCAGGGGACATGGAAAGGAAACCCAACTGGAGTATGCATCCGCTCCACCCA belongs to Puniceicoccaceae bacterium and includes:
- a CDS encoding DUF432 domain-containing protein, with the protein product MQPQLTPEDIWTSFDLEPGQTLVWDVGAIRLCASRCKNDWLIFKENSSERSAASIDVHNEPVDITQSHERWAFKNPRPTLHIQPAMPDRPLVVRPLTPLGLPPDSEVQFYINIPTFVQLGFSHSKRKTEITAFPSQTLSNTWFGDNYGGVLCYANKSMIRREKEELGVIANQIICPFKIKNRANEVLQVERICLRVRYLSIWAGKQRLWSNEVTSIFRGHGKETQLEYASAPPKDATEPHLIRKAEVKPERGFLRQTFAHASFPWRKENAS
- a CDS encoding DUF1080 domain-containing protein — translated: MKNPVFRLLISVFMLSLPVLPVQASQTLEGWPDSWSTQWLTHVDGDDAIQPFMVSEGTLIIRGEPYGYIRTREVYHHYQLEFEWRWVRETGNSGVLMHMNGPDQVWPLCIEVQLRAGNAGDIVMINTGSGVTVRGESYLVNGDARFASATKTIPEIEKPAGEWNHCKIVNAGTTLEVWINGEKVNSASSMTLSSGFVGFQSEGTPLAIRKLSLVPLQP
- a CDS encoding CorA family divalent cation transporter, translated to MNSPQILPDATASTPDPATFAPGSEGLVFAWEIHGNGSGRELNWKAVREGWNQKGLIWLHLHFEHPTANRWLREKSGIEESLLPYLLSDDSRPGAVVHENRLILIMRGINANRGAEPEDLITLRLYLAPDQIISLRRRRVQTMQATHQDLLEGHGVRNASQFLIEVIARIVERIGDHVETLEERLSQLEQQLLNNEIDGLGAGLQELQSDLIDLRRYLHPQRIMFGKLLDVELDWLDDGTYNRIRTQVEFHTRHVEDIDYCWQRTQVIKEDLNTRQSEQLNQKLYLLAVVSCVFLPLTLITGLLGVNLAGIPMAEHPASFSVLTATMLGIAAIILVYFKRKRWF